TCCTCCTGATGATGGAGATGCTACCCAATAAAATGTATTAGGGTCCACTTTTTCTGCTATTTCTGGCAATATAATTTCAAATTGCTTGATGTAATCAGTTCTGAGTTTTGAGGTCTTAGGGAAGTTCCACTCTACCCATCCCCACTCCATTTCATTGTTACCACACCAAAGTCCCAGACATGGATGGTGTCTTAGCCTTTTCATATTATCTATTGTTTCCATTTTTATATTTTCAGTAAATTCTTCATTCATCTCATAAACTGCACATGCAAACATTAGGTCTTGCCAAACGATAAGACCATATTTATCGCATAGTTCATAGAAATAATCTTCTGCAAATATTCCTCCACCCCAAACACGAATACAATTGAAATTAGCTTCAATACATTCTTTTATCAAGGTTTCTGTTTTTTCTATATTACATCTAGATAGAAGGTTATCTTCTGGAATGTAATTTGCTCCCATAGCAAATATGGATACACCATTAACATTGAACTCAAAGCTTTCTCCCCACTCATCTTCCTGTCTACGGACAGTCAATGTTCTTAATCCTATTTTCATGGTTCTAGAATCTAGGATTTTCTCATCCTGCTTCAATAATATCTCTACTTCATATAAGGGTTGACTGCCATATCCATTGGGCCACCAAAGTTCTGGATTATCAATGTCTAAAAAGACATGATTTTCTTCCTTCTCTACAATCATATGTTCCATAATCTTTTTATCATCTGGTGTTCTAACTACAGTTTCAACTGTCAGCTCTATAGATTGTTTCTTCTCATGCTGGACTCTTATATCTAACTGTACTTTTTCATCTGAATGGATCTGAGTAATATATACATCTTCAAGTCGTGAATATCTATATCCATTTATTGATATGCTTCTCCATATACCAGCATCAGGTATTTGTGGTCCCCAATCCCATCCTAGCATATAGTGTGCCTTTCTTATGTGTGCATACCCTGTAATACCTTCTGGTTCGCCCCATAATGGGTTCTGTTCTTGCTTTTCTGCCATGTATCTTAGGGGTGACCTAAACAGTATTCTTATATGATTAATCCCTTTTTGAAGTATATGTTTAAGATCAAATTTATATGTTCTATGCATATTATTTGTATCTGCTATTTTCACATCATTAATGTATACCTCTGCCAAGGTATCTAGTCCATCACAGGAAAGTTCAACCCAATCCATCGCTGCAATTGCATCATCTACATAGAATTCTCTATAATATTCATAATCATCATTAGCAAGTTCAAGAGCTTCGTCTTCATTATCTCTATAAAAAGGATCACTTATCATCCCAGCATTAAGTAGATCACTACAAACTGAACCTGGCACTCTGGCTTCTATCCAATCAGCATCCGTAGTTCTTTTCATTTTCCATTTACCATTCAAATCAATTGTTAGCATTTCTTCACCTCATCTTTTTCCCTATTATTTCTATATGATACATTATTTTTATTCGTATCTCTACTACCCTTTTAAACCTGAGGTACTTATCCCTTCTACAAAATATTTCTGTGCAGTGAAGAATAATATCACAGGAGGTACTATGGATAATACTGACATAGCCATAATCTGATTCCACTGTGCTTGTTCTCCAAGGTCAAGCATCATTCTGAGTGCTAATGATAGAGGATATTTTTTAACGCTATTTATGTATATCAATGGTGAGAAGAAGTCACTCCATGCCCATATAAACTGAAACAGCATTGCTGAAAAAATAGCAGGTTTACATAACGGTAGTAGTATTCTTGTTAAGATCTGCAAGGAATTACATCCGTCAATTATTCCAGCTTCGTCAAGCTCTTTCGGTATACCTCTAAAGAATTGAACCATCATAAAGATAAAAAATGCATTTGTTGCAAACATTGCTGGTACAATAAAAGGTAAGTAGCTATCCAACCATCCGAATCTATTAAACAAAAGATATCTTGGAATTATAATTACTGAACTTGGCAACATAAGTCCTGCAAGCATAACCGAAAAGAAAAACTTCTTGAATGGAAAAGTGAATCTGGCAAATCCATAACCTACCATAGTGGAAGATATGACTGTAAAGAAAGTTATAGGAATAACCAGTTTAAAAGTATTTCCAAAGAATGTAGAATATCCAAACTGTCCAATACCTTTCCAACCCTCACTATAAGAATTCATAACAATCTTTTGGGGAATTAAACTTAGTGATTTGAATATCTCATTATTTTCCTTGAATGAAGATGAAATAAGCCACAATAACGGATAAGTCATAAATATTCCTAAGAGACTCAAGAAAACAAAGGCAATGATTCTTACAATCATCTTTTTATTTTTTTTACCAATAGACATTAAAAATCACCCCCATCTTCATAATAAGCCCAGCGTTTTGACGACTTCAATAAAATTGCTGTAATGGTAACTATTATAAAGAATAGTATCCAAGATTGCGCTGAAGCATAACCCATCTTGAAATGTACAAAAGCATTATCATACAACATCATTCCATATAGGTATGTAGATTTCATTGGTCCTCCATTAGTAATTACAAAGGCTCCGGTGAATTCTTGGAAAGCGCTGATTGTCTGCATAACCATATTAAATAGAATAATAGGTGTCAGCATTGGTAATGTTATAACGAAAAATTGTTTTACTTTAGATGCTCCATCTATAGCAGATGCTTCATACAGGTTTTCAGGTATCTGTTTTAGTCCTGCTAAAAAAAGCACCATGGAAGAACCGAACTGCCATACTGCCAGCAATCCTATTGTATATAATGAAATATCTGGATTTCCCAACCATGAAACAGGTGGAATGTTGAATACTCCCAGAAAATTATTCACTAAGCCATCATACATAAATAGGAATCTCCACATAACCGCTACAGCAACACTTCCACCTAAGATTGATGGAAGATAGTATATAGTTCTAAAAAAGTTGATACTCTTTAATTTCATGTTCAATACCATGGCAATGAAAAGAGCAAAAATCAATTTCATCGGTACAGCCATCAGTACATATTTAAATGTTACTTTTACACTATTCCAAAAATCTCTATCTTTGGTAAACATGTTAATATAATTGGAAAAGCCTACAAAATCAGGTTTCTTTATCATAGTAAAATCCGTAAACGAATAAATGATCGAAGATATAAACGGATACAATTGAAAAATCAGAAATCCTATAATAAAAGGGCTGATGTATAATAATCCTACATAGTCTTTCATTCTTCTTTTCTTGTATTTTTGCTTCATCCTTAATCAACTCCTTTATATTCCAGTATATAAAGGGGTGTTTTTATAATTAAACAGCCCCTTTATTCTAAAATTATTGTTATTATTGAATTTATCTAGTTATCTGCTTGTAATTCTTTTATTTTTTCCTCTAGAACTTCAAGCATCTCACTTGCAGCTTCACTTGGTGAAAGTTCGCCATATCCTAACATTTCAATATATTGATACTTAATTTTCTTTAATTCACTATTCAGCTCAGCTTCATTACTTGTTTCTCCTGGATATTTTGAAGCAATATCAATAGTTTGTGAAATAACTGGATTAACGATGCCTGCATCCAATAATATCTTACGTCCATTTTCTGTTGATTGAACTCCTCTTACATCTTTTAGGACATTGATACCATCTTCATGATTTAACATCCAATTTATAAATTTGGCCGCTTCTTCCTTATGTTTACCATTATCATTAACTGCAAATATATTAGTTGCGTTGATACTCACACCACTTGATTTTGCTCCTTCTTTTAATGGAACTCTTACTACACCAACTTCAAAGTTATTAGATAAAGCTGGTACTACAGATGCAACTTGCATGAACATACCGATTTCCCCATTAAGCCATTTAGGGAATTGTTCAGTCTTATCTTGGAATAAAGCTGTAATTTCAAAAGGAGCGATAACTCCATTATCAAACAATTTTTGAACATACTCATATGCTTCTGTAAGTTCATCTACATTCACACCTAATGTGAAATCACCTTTAATTATCTCTTTGTCCTGCTGTTCAAGATACATATCCACAAGACTGGTCAAGGAATTAGGGAATTCGTTAAGGAGATATTGATTAGGGTCTGCCTCGTGAACTCTTTTACCAACTTCTATGAGATTATCCCAATTCCAGTAATCTATGTCTTCTGGAATATTATTTTTCTTGAAGAATTCTTTGTTATAGATCATACCAACTGCATTCAAGCCTGTTGGCAATCCTTGTAATTCTCCATCAACTGAGATGGCATCCAAGCTTGCTTGGCTAAATCCACTGATATCAATTATGTCTTGTAAGTCTCTAGGATCTGTAAAGAATTTACCTTGACGCCTTAGATCATAGAGCCAGTTATAATTGATCTGTATGATATCTGGTGCAGTCTGTCCTGCTAACTGGGTAACTAGTTTTTGATAATACCCGTCCCATCCACTATACTCTGCTTCAATCTTTATATTTGGATTTTCTTTCATATAAGCATCTATTGCTGCTAATGTACCTTCGTGTCTTGCTTCTCCACCCCACCATGAAAACCGTAACTCAATTGTTTCATCTTTTTTTGCTGTACTATCATCTTTTCCATTGGAACTTTCTGTATCTTGTTTACTTCCACAACCAACTATGCTAAAAAGCAAAAAACAACTAATAAAAAACAAACTTACTATTCTCTTTAATGTTCTCATAATACCCTCCTATAATAAATAAATTTTAAGTCTTTTAGGCAAATTCACCTAATTAACTAGCAATTTAATTATATCATTGTTGAATTAGTACAAAAAGGCTTCCGATTTGTTAAGTAGTATCTTTTTTTATTAACATATTTGCCAAATAAAACAGAAGGTATCTTTTTTTATTTTTTATTATCTTTTCTTGTTCACTACCATCTATTCCTTTGGAACACTAAAATGAACTGTAGTCCCTTCTTGATACTCACTATCTATATATAACTTGGATTCTATACCATACATTAATGAAAGTCTCTTATTAGTATTCAATATACCTATATGTCCTTTAGGCGGATCCTCCATTTCAAGTTTCTCTCTTATCTCTATAAGCCTATTTTTCTTAATTCCTAATCCGTTATCCATAATTTGGAACTTGATATACTCACCTTCTCTATGAATCCTTATCCTTATTTCACTATTGCCTTCCTTTTCTTTTATTCCATGATATATTGAATTCTCAATGATAGGTTGTAAAGCCAAACGTATTATTTTATTCTCTAATATTTCTTCATCATATTCCCAGATGACTTGAAATTTATCAAGGTATCTTACCTTTTGGAGCTTAATATAACTTTTTGTGTTTTCAATTTCCTCCTTGATAGTGACTTGTTCCTTCTCTGCATGAAGAGAGTATTTTAATATATCAGATAGATCTTCAATCATATCTGTTATCTTATTGGGCTTCTTGGTGAATTCAAAAGCTTTCCA
The window above is part of the Vallitalea guaymasensis genome. Proteins encoded here:
- a CDS encoding beta-mannosidase gives rise to the protein MLTIDLNGKWKMKRTTDADWIEARVPGSVCSDLLNAGMISDPFYRDNEDEALELANDDYEYYREFYVDDAIAAMDWVELSCDGLDTLAEVYINDVKIADTNNMHRTYKFDLKHILQKGINHIRILFRSPLRYMAEKQEQNPLWGEPEGITGYAHIRKAHYMLGWDWGPQIPDAGIWRSISINGYRYSRLEDVYITQIHSDEKVQLDIRVQHEKKQSIELTVETVVRTPDDKKIMEHMIVEKEENHVFLDIDNPELWWPNGYGSQPLYEVEILLKQDEKILDSRTMKIGLRTLTVRRQEDEWGESFEFNVNGVSIFAMGANYIPEDNLLSRCNIEKTETLIKECIEANFNCIRVWGGGIFAEDYFYELCDKYGLIVWQDLMFACAVYEMNEEFTENIKMETIDNMKRLRHHPCLGLWCGNNEMEWGWVEWNFPKTSKLRTDYIKQFEIILPEIAEKVDPNTFYWVASPSSGGGFQDPNNDNIGDVHYWAVWHKLLPFTDYRNHYFRFCSEFGFQSFPCLKTVKEFTIPEDRNIFSYIMEKHQKDGDANGKILYYLSDTFKYPKDFDSLLYTSQLLQAEAIKYGVEHWRRNRGRCMGAIYWQLNDCWPVASWSSIDWYGRWKALHYYAKRFFAPILLSAHEENSSVKLYVTNETMDSAQGHIIWRLRNNSSDILEEGKIHFEIESLTAQLCSTHDFEEILTDKLVRRETYFEYFLYVNGDYVGSGSSLFVKPKHFNFMEPEICALVEECQESIIIQLSSKAYAKGIELDLEDMDCVFSDNYFDLSAGDTRTIEVKKERLSKKITVDEFRDKLKIRSIFDIT
- a CDS encoding carbohydrate ABC transporter permease, which encodes MSIGKKNKKMIVRIIAFVFLSLLGIFMTYPLLWLISSSFKENNEIFKSLSLIPQKIVMNSYSEGWKGIGQFGYSTFFGNTFKLVIPITFFTVISSTMVGYGFARFTFPFKKFFFSVMLAGLMLPSSVIIIPRYLLFNRFGWLDSYLPFIVPAMFATNAFFIFMMVQFFRGIPKELDEAGIIDGCNSLQILTRILLPLCKPAIFSAMLFQFIWAWSDFFSPLIYINSVKKYPLSLALRMMLDLGEQAQWNQIMAMSVLSIVPPVILFFTAQKYFVEGISTSGLKG
- a CDS encoding carbohydrate ABC transporter permease, whose amino-acid sequence is MKQKYKKRRMKDYVGLLYISPFIIGFLIFQLYPFISSIIYSFTDFTMIKKPDFVGFSNYINMFTKDRDFWNSVKVTFKYVLMAVPMKLIFALFIAMVLNMKLKSINFFRTIYYLPSILGGSVAVAVMWRFLFMYDGLVNNFLGVFNIPPVSWLGNPDISLYTIGLLAVWQFGSSMVLFLAGLKQIPENLYEASAIDGASKVKQFFVITLPMLTPIILFNMVMQTISAFQEFTGAFVITNGGPMKSTYLYGMMLYDNAFVHFKMGYASAQSWILFFIIVTITAILLKSSKRWAYYEDGGDF
- a CDS encoding ABC transporter substrate-binding protein — encoded protein: MRTLKRIVSLFFISCFLLFSIVGCGSKQDTESSNGKDDSTAKKDETIELRFSWWGGEARHEGTLAAIDAYMKENPNIKIEAEYSGWDGYYQKLVTQLAGQTAPDIIQINYNWLYDLRRQGKFFTDPRDLQDIIDISGFSQASLDAISVDGELQGLPTGLNAVGMIYNKEFFKKNNIPEDIDYWNWDNLIEVGKRVHEADPNQYLLNEFPNSLTSLVDMYLEQQDKEIIKGDFTLGVNVDELTEAYEYVQKLFDNGVIAPFEITALFQDKTEQFPKWLNGEIGMFMQVASVVPALSNNFEVGVVRVPLKEGAKSSGVSINATNIFAVNDNGKHKEEAAKFINWMLNHEDGINVLKDVRGVQSTENGRKILLDAGIVNPVISQTIDIASKYPGETSNEAELNSELKKIKYQYIEMLGYGELSPSEAASEMLEVLEEKIKELQADN